The Musa acuminata AAA Group cultivar baxijiao chromosome BXJ1-8, Cavendish_Baxijiao_AAA, whole genome shotgun sequence genomic sequence AGTTGATTAATTCTATTTAAATTCTAGTTTGGTATATGTGTTTCATTAAGCTGAGGACTTTGttgaatatttgatatcaaaCTGTTGGTCATAATTTAAGCAATTTCTGGAACAATTAAACACAAAAAATAATTGTTTTCCCTGCTACATGTAAATTTTGACCAATCTAGTCATGGATCATCTGTTTAACCTATTATGGATTCATGCTGGTACTGATTTGTGGATTATCTTCTCTTCGTACTATCAGGTACATGTTGCTTATTATGTGTtggataatctttttttttttcttatagaaattAGCAAAGCGACTTATACCACAAAAATCAAGTGAAAAGCTCAGCACCGGAATAGATAGCAGGAGAAAAAAGATCAATAAATTTAAGGAGTCAGCTTGGAAGTTTGTTTATTTTCTTTCAGGCGAACTTCTGGCTCTATCTGTTACATATAACGAGCCCTGGCTCACCAATACTAGATACTTCTGGGTAGGGCCAGGGAATCAGGTCTGGCCAGATCAGAAGATTAAgtaagatatttttataattatttgctTGTTAGAAATAAGCATTCATTGATGTAGCATCGTATTGTATTAACTTTAACAATTTATCATTTCCTGATTTCCAGATTAAAACTTAAATTTGTCTATATGTATGTTGCTGGCTTCTACACATATTCAATTTTTGCACTTTTGTTCTGGGAAACAAGAAGATCAGATTTTGGAGTATCAATGTCTCATCACATGGCAACTGTTGTTCTCATTGTGCTGTCTTACATATTCAGGTTAGTCTTAATGATGGAGTAGGCAGGGTTATCCGCTGCCATTTTCTATTTTGATCATCCTGTAAGGCCATTTACTTCATTGGAATAGTTTGAGATCGTGCTGAACTGCTCATGTTTTTGGATGACTTGGCTAGCTTAATTAATTTGAATTCTTATGATGACTTAGTTGACTTGTTTTGATATTATAAGTTTCTTTGACCTCAAACAGGTTTGCTCGTGTTGGTTCAGTTGTTTTAGCCATTCATGATGCAAGTGACGTATTCTTGGAAATGGGGAAAATGTCTAAGTATGGCGGTTGTGAGCTGCTTGCTAATGCAACATTTCTTTTATTTGTTGCTTCATGGATAATTCTTCGTCTTATATATTATCCCTTGTGGATCCTTCGAAGTACAAGGTTAGCACCAGTTTCTTATGCAAGTGCTATCAAATGGTAATGTTTTATGGAAATTCTGGTCTGCTAGCAGTTTCAAGTTTTATGGACATGAACTAAGGACATGATGGCAGTTGGTGCAATCTGTTCACGTCACTGTAATTTTTTAGCCTCAAACTAAAGGA encodes the following:
- the LOC135585790 gene encoding ASC1-like protein 1 produces the protein MDLVEAWRLVDWGQEGYPTYEDFVALPFFALFFPTVRFFLDRFVFEKLAKRLIPQKSSEKLSTGIDSRRKKINKFKESAWKFVYFLSGELLALSVTYNEPWLTNTRYFWVGPGNQVWPDQKIKLKLKFVYMYVAGFYTYSIFALLFWETRRSDFGVSMSHHMATVVLIVLSYIFRFARVGSVVLAIHDASDVFLEMGKMSKYGGCELLANATFLLFVASWIILRLIYYPLWILRSTSYEVLLTLDKEKHKFEGPIYYYVFNTLLFSLLVLHIYWWILMFRMLVKQIQSGQVGDDVRSDSEDEEQHED